From the Procambarus clarkii isolate CNS0578487 chromosome 70, FALCON_Pclarkii_2.0, whole genome shotgun sequence genome, one window contains:
- the LOC138356084 gene encoding microtubule-associated protein 1A-like → MCDMLRVPVEAVYGVELVTAHRVIVKFVGEEEYRDFLRRNEGRSLQLPDGAGSVTISDRSGALTYVSVHGAPLEFPENLLRRFFGRYGAVISVRVNKLSSGKYAGKQTNVRTLGMRLRSDIPSSVRLLGYYVRVYYARQPRTCFRCGQLGHQAAGCSETPAAPVNLFREEDFPPLPQGVDSGDEVEQVPVAADAAPPASPDMPPVLVAPQPSASASSSTPAAAPGPAPSPGVPAVLGVGGAAEHPVVCGPVPHVVEAAEVLRRALVRPVREGRGSGSASGCDDVRPVPKRSRRSSTAWADMEDYDAGGASGDGVAVPGASCSTTLVVADVHVSAVDDDCASNLPPVLSPAEGSPQWEVVAPTGVDGVDPGASRGIKLVLKKDAKRGGSRQVQRSVVAEEPCEAAEEAPSVLPIARPLGKEPLPLILASGVAMDADHPLHFEIVDRVRPAPWCPSTIWIRRAKCFIVGVPELMPDPRTLNSDHVSEDIMLLWEAYCIRFPAEEWPDKYEIFS, encoded by the coding sequence atgtgtgacatgcttcgtgtcccggtggaagctgtgtatggcgttgagcttgttacggcccaccgggtgattgttaagttcgtgggggaggaggagtatcgggacttcctccggcggaacgaggggcgttcattgcagttgccggatggcgccggctcagttacgatctcggaccgaagtggtgccctgacatatgtcagtgtgcacggtgcgcccctggagttccctgaaaaccttctccggcgcttcttcgggaggtatggtgctgtcatcagtgtgcgggtgaacaagctgtcctcggggaagtatgctgggaagcagacgaatgtccgtacattaggtatgcgcctgcggtcggatatcccatcttctgtccggctgctgggttactacgttcgggtgtattatgcccggcagccccgtacctgtttccggtgtggccagttggggcatcaggctgccgggtgctctgagacacctgctgcacctgttaacttattccgggaggaggatttcccgccgctccctcagggcgtggattccggagatgaagtggagcaggtcccagtcgctgctgatgcggcccctcctgcgtcacccgacatgcccccggtgcttgttgcccctcagccgagtgcgtctgcgtcttcctcgactcctgctgctgcgcctggtcctgcgccctcgccaggtgttccggctgtgttgggtgttgggggggctgcggagcatcctgttgtgtgcggcccggttccccatgtggtcgaggctgctgaagtactgcgacgggcgttggttcgcccggttcgtgagggccgtggttctgggtccgcctccggctgtgatgatgtgcggccagtgcccaagcgttctaggcgctcttctactgcttgggctgatatggaggactacgacgcgggtggagcttcgggagatggtgtggcggttccaggtgcctcgtgctctacgacgctggtggtggctgatgtccatgtgtcggctgttgacgatgattgtgcgtctaatttaccacctgttctttctcctgcagaaggttctccgcagtgggaggtggttgctcctacgggcgtggatggtgtggatcctggtgcgagccgaggcatcaagctggtgctgaaaaaggatgccaagcgtggggggtcccggcaggtgcaacgttcagtggttgccgaggagccctgtgaggcagctgaggaggctcccagtgtgctgcccattgcccggcctcttgggaaggagcctctccctctcatcttggcctccggagtggcgatggatgctgaccatccgttgcattttgaaattgttgaccgtgtgcgtcctgctccgtggtgcccttctaccatctggattcgtcgggctaagtgttttattgtgggtgtgccagagttaatgcccgatcctcgtacgctcaatagtgaccatgtttcggaggacattatgttactttgggaagcgtactgtattcgcttcccggcggaagagtggccggacaagtatgagatcttttcgtag
- the LOC138356018 gene encoding merozoite surface protein CMZ-8-like, producing MTVPCIRPEQQAVHRITQISPNRPKTTQIVLALHILSADAHPVQPATDSATSLHTATTPDEPSTSPVIPETTPTSPETTPAAPETTPASQVPTPDASANQHLFSDDDSTASIDVEAQSPSPSPATEESPRVSALYDQREKLTLGTPEYRRLSSNTQHKIIRNAC from the exons ATGACCGTCCCCTGCATAAGACCTGAGCAGCaggcggtccatagaattacccaaatcagcccaaatcggcccaaaactacacaaatcgtcctagcattac ATATCCTGTCTGCTGACGCCCACCCTGTGCAACCTGCTACAGACTCTGCAACATCCTtgcacactgctactactccagacgAACCATCTACTTCTCCAGTGATACCTGAGACTACACCAACTTCACCAGAAACTACACCAGCCGCACCTGAGACTACACCAGCTTCACAGGTAcctacacctgatgcttctgcaAACCAACACTTGTTTTCCGATGATGACTCTACTGCCTCGATTGACGTTGAAGCACAATCACCATCTCCATCTCCAGCAACAGAggagtctccaagagtctccGCACTATATGATCAACGTGAAAAACTTACACTTGGAACTCCCGAATACAGACGCCTCTCCAGCAATACTCAACACAAGATAATACGGAATGCCTGCTGA
- the LOC138356086 gene encoding uncharacterized protein isoform X2, producing MVNSLARLPQDVSSYKLSREIAVFKSATRDNITEGPKNHRDQLKNRIINIIPAANISHFGSATQSPNKKQTAKKSMAKPKAAAAAAAAAVAASAAVAAAAASPSISAPPVIKNKASSSMILQPVSSNLPSQHKVLDQTNRDSAHVTIAVVSNSLMLQPQNPPPTQVQSSTTALWPTGMITAQPVVSSTAPMCYNVTNVLPPQLLGVHSIQPAKQPPTYAEHHQLKKKQSVQPQQLITADVQHKNRIAFIQQANGCGLGTVPSGTPAQLGQIVSTHSNQPQVSVSMHQQQPNTTLVQMSTHTSNPLLNKLIHHQPQQNLQHLLLHRHQSKSLQQHHSSDRQGTVVTGSSVIPATLRSSLEGSAGQCIKLGAAGSKPTQGQQRDGQTLVSTPVSKPGHQSHLLVSAIPAHTSGAAMARFGNNAQSSPSVVHTPKPDHQPPGRIPYIPTSSVMGVARSHQQAQQATTHQNASMKIASEATVTPRSCFLCGVTGEFTCCNSIVYCSQTCQIKDWTRHQSECSHANKS from the exons ATGGTGAACTCATTAGCAAGGCTCCCCCAGGATGTCTCTTCATACAAATTATCTCGAGAAATAGCTGTGTTCAAGTCTGCCACACGTGATAATATTACCGAGGGTCCCAAAAACCATCGAGATCAACTAAAAAACAGGATAATTAACATCATACCAGCTGCCAACATCAGCCACTTTGGCAGTGCTACACAGTCACCCAATAAGAAA CAAACGGCTAAGAAATCTATGGCAAAaccaaaagcagcagcagcagcagcggcagcggcagtAGCAGCTTCTGCAgccgtagcagcagcagcagcttcacCATCCATAAGTGCACCACCAGTAATAAAAAACAAAGCTTCATCCAGCATGATTTTGCAGCCAGTGTCAAGTAACCTGCCTTCACAGCACAAGGTGTTAGACCAAACCAACAG GGACAGTGCTCATGTGACAATTGCAGTTGTGTCTAATAGTTTGATGCTACAGCCACAAAATCCACCACCAACCCAGGTCCAGTCGAGCACCACAGCCCTCTGGCCTACAGGCATGATTACTGCACAGCCAGTAGTTTCTTCTACTGCACCAATGTGCTACAATGTCACCAATGTATTACCACCACAATTGCTTGGGGTTCATTCAATTCAACCAGCAAAGCAGCCTCCCACTTATGCAGAACACCACCAGCTGAAGAAGAAGCAAAGTGTTCAACCACAACAGCTGATTACTGCAGATGTGCAGCACAAAAATCGCATTGCTTTCATCCAACAGGCGAATGGATGTGGGTTGGGAACAGTCCCTTCAGGGACTCCGGCACAGCTAGGACAAATTGTATCAACACATTCAAATCAGCCCCAAGTCTCAGTGTCCATGCATCAACAGCAGCCTAATACGACACTGGTACAGATGTCGACACACACATCCAATCCTTTGTTGAATAAATTAATTCATCATCAGCCTCAGCAGAACCTGCAGCACCTGCTTTTGCACCGGCATCAGTCAAAGTCACTGCAGCAGCACCACAGCAGTGACCGGCAAG GTACTGTTGTTACTGGAAGCAGTGTTATTCCAGCGACACTTCGTTCATCTCTTGAGGGCAGTGCTGGTCAATGTATTAAATTAGGTGCAGCTGGAAGTAAACCAACTCAAGGCCAGCAGAGAGATGGGCAGACACTAGTTAGTACACCAGTGAGCAAGCCAGGACATCAATCTCATCTTCTGGTAAGTGCCATCCCAGCTCACACCTCAGGAGCTGCCATGGCACGTTTTGGGAATAATGCTCAGTCTTCAcctagtgtggtacacacacctaaACCAGATCATCAGCCACCCGGTCGTATACCATACATACCCACAAGCTCAGTGATGGGAGTTGCGAGATCGCACCAACAGGCGCAACAAGCAACTACCCACCAAAATGCCTCTATGAAAATTGCATCAGAAGCAACAGTCACACCA CGGTCGTGTTTCTTGTGTGGGGTGACGGGAGAGTTCACCTGCTGTAACAGTATTGTGTACTGCAGCCAGACATGTCAG ATTAAAGACTGGACTCGCCACCAGTCTGAATGTTCTCACGCAAACAAAAGttag
- the LOC138356086 gene encoding uncharacterized protein isoform X1 — MVNSLARLPQDVSSYKLSREIAVFKSATRDNITEGPKNHRDQLKNRIINIIPAANISHFGSATQSPNKKQTAKKSMAKPKAAAAAAAAAVAASAAVAAAAASPSISAPPVIKNKASSSMILQPVSSNLPSQHKVLDQTNRDSAHVTIAVVSNSLMLQPQNPPPTQVQSSTTALWPTGMITAQPVVSSTAPMCYNVTNVLPPQLLGVHSIQPAKQPPTYAEHHQLKKKQSVQPQQLITADVQHKNRIAFIQQANGCGLGTVPSGTPAQLGQIVSTHSNQPQVSVSMHQQQPNTTLVQMSTHTSNPLLNKLIHHQPQQNLQHLLLHRHQSKSLQQHHSSDRQGTVVTGSSVIPATLRSSLEGSAGQCIKLGAAGSKPTQGQQRDGQTLVSTPVSKPGHQSHLLVSAIPAHTSGAAMARFGNNAQSSPSVVHTPKPDHQPPGRIPYIPTSSVMGVARSHQQAQQATTHQNASMKIASEATVTPVSSPRQTPIHFSDSNKSSLLRSKYELSILSQRSCFLCGVTGEFTCCNSIVYCSQTCQIKDWTRHQSECSHANKS, encoded by the exons ATGGTGAACTCATTAGCAAGGCTCCCCCAGGATGTCTCTTCATACAAATTATCTCGAGAAATAGCTGTGTTCAAGTCTGCCACACGTGATAATATTACCGAGGGTCCCAAAAACCATCGAGATCAACTAAAAAACAGGATAATTAACATCATACCAGCTGCCAACATCAGCCACTTTGGCAGTGCTACACAGTCACCCAATAAGAAA CAAACGGCTAAGAAATCTATGGCAAAaccaaaagcagcagcagcagcagcggcagcggcagtAGCAGCTTCTGCAgccgtagcagcagcagcagcttcacCATCCATAAGTGCACCACCAGTAATAAAAAACAAAGCTTCATCCAGCATGATTTTGCAGCCAGTGTCAAGTAACCTGCCTTCACAGCACAAGGTGTTAGACCAAACCAACAG GGACAGTGCTCATGTGACAATTGCAGTTGTGTCTAATAGTTTGATGCTACAGCCACAAAATCCACCACCAACCCAGGTCCAGTCGAGCACCACAGCCCTCTGGCCTACAGGCATGATTACTGCACAGCCAGTAGTTTCTTCTACTGCACCAATGTGCTACAATGTCACCAATGTATTACCACCACAATTGCTTGGGGTTCATTCAATTCAACCAGCAAAGCAGCCTCCCACTTATGCAGAACACCACCAGCTGAAGAAGAAGCAAAGTGTTCAACCACAACAGCTGATTACTGCAGATGTGCAGCACAAAAATCGCATTGCTTTCATCCAACAGGCGAATGGATGTGGGTTGGGAACAGTCCCTTCAGGGACTCCGGCACAGCTAGGACAAATTGTATCAACACATTCAAATCAGCCCCAAGTCTCAGTGTCCATGCATCAACAGCAGCCTAATACGACACTGGTACAGATGTCGACACACACATCCAATCCTTTGTTGAATAAATTAATTCATCATCAGCCTCAGCAGAACCTGCAGCACCTGCTTTTGCACCGGCATCAGTCAAAGTCACTGCAGCAGCACCACAGCAGTGACCGGCAAG GTACTGTTGTTACTGGAAGCAGTGTTATTCCAGCGACACTTCGTTCATCTCTTGAGGGCAGTGCTGGTCAATGTATTAAATTAGGTGCAGCTGGAAGTAAACCAACTCAAGGCCAGCAGAGAGATGGGCAGACACTAGTTAGTACACCAGTGAGCAAGCCAGGACATCAATCTCATCTTCTGGTAAGTGCCATCCCAGCTCACACCTCAGGAGCTGCCATGGCACGTTTTGGGAATAATGCTCAGTCTTCAcctagtgtggtacacacacctaaACCAGATCATCAGCCACCCGGTCGTATACCATACATACCCACAAGCTCAGTGATGGGAGTTGCGAGATCGCACCAACAGGCGCAACAAGCAACTACCCACCAAAATGCCTCTATGAAAATTGCATCAGAAGCAACAGTCACACCAGTAAGTTCTCCTCGGCAGACACCAATACACTTTTCTGACAGCAATAAGAGTAGTCTTCTAAGAAGCAAATATGAATTATCCATATTATCACAG CGGTCGTGTTTCTTGTGTGGGGTGACGGGAGAGTTCACCTGCTGTAACAGTATTGTGTACTGCAGCCAGACATGTCAG ATTAAAGACTGGACTCGCCACCAGTCTGAATGTTCTCACGCAAACAAAAGttag